Proteins from a genomic interval of Cucumis melo cultivar AY chromosome 7, USDA_Cmelo_AY_1.0, whole genome shotgun sequence:
- the LOC103501822 gene encoding uncharacterized protein LOC103501822 isoform X1 — MGCSVIMRNPLLFLAFIVPIASFQVDSAASGTLARHLSSLLKWTGSSKTPQPDGNAIQFESGYLVETIVEGNEIGMVPYKIRVSEDGELFAVDSVNSNVVKVSPPLSRYSRARLVAGSFQGYKGHVDGKPSDARFNQPKGVTIDDKGNVYVADTLNLAIRKIVDAGVTTIAGGKTNVPGYSDGPGEEAKFSNDFDVIYVRRTCSLLVVDRGNAALRQISLNKEDCDYQYGSVSTSDVAMFIGALLIGYFTYMLQHGFKLSFFSFMVQSEHLETETKELSKGKQTKLVSTIKEETWWESFGQVVAELYKQAIELLPGNLKSFLWPYFRSEDNKEKGLTPLKDALKMPEDEIKANVSLKQKTAIPLSETKHVSIKHDELKPPKMKSSIKNPSLLNKHSHSGQEYAEFYRTGMVSSSLSRSKGQKDRSRHRQKEKGSDILTGTLGVEPKSAEMRTDYNEPKYDQYNIRNKYRYDSSSFHF; from the exons ATGGGTTGTTCGGTTATCATGAGAAATCCCCTTCTCTTCCTTGCTTTCATAGTCCCAATTGCGAGTTTTCAAGTTGATTCTGCTGCTTCTG GAACATTGGCAAGGCACTTGTCTTCTCTTCTTAAATGGACTGGTTCTTCCAAAACTCCTCAACCAG ATGGGAATGCTATTCAGTTTGAGAGTGGCTACTTAGTTGAAACTATTGTAGAGGGAAATGAAATTGGAATGGTTCCTTACAAGATTCGTGTCTCCGAGGATGGTGAACTCTTTGCTGTTGATTCGGTTAATAGCAATGTTGTCAAGGTTTCTCCGCCATTGTCTCGAT ATAGTAGAGCGAGGTTGGTTGCTGGGTCTTTCCAGGGGTACAAAGGGCATGTCGATGGGAAACCAAGTGATGCTCGGTTCAATCAGCCAAAAGGCGTAACTATAGATGATAAAGGAAATGTATACGTAGCTGATACCCTGAATCTTGCCATCAGAAAGATTGTTGATGCCG GTGTGACAACAATAGCAGGAGGCAAGACGAATGTTCCAGGCTATAGCGATGGGCCTGGTGAGGAAGCCAAGTTTTCAAATGATTTTGATGTCATATATGTCAGGCGTACCTGTTCGTTGTTGGTTGTTGATAGAGGAAATGCTGCACTTCGCCAAATATCTCTTAACAAGGAGGATTGTGATTACCAATATGGTTCAGTTTCTACCTCAG ATGTTGCCATGTTCATTGGTGCTCTTCTAATAGGATATTTTACATATATGCTTCAGCATGGATTCAAGCTGTCATTCTTCTCTTTTATG GTGCAGAGTGAACATTTGGAGACTGAAACGAAAGAACTGAGCAAGGGGAAACAGACTAAGCTTGTAAGTACCATAAAAGAAGAAACATGGTGGGAGTCCTTCGGACAGGTCGTTGCCGAACTTTACAAGCAAGCTATAGAATTGCTGCCTGGAAATCTCAAATCCTTTCTTTGGCCTTACTTTAGATCAGAGGATAACAAGGAGAAAGGTCTAACTCCTTTGAAAGATGCTCTCAAGATGCCAGAAGATGAGATCAAGGCCAATGTGTCCTTGAAACAGAAAACTGCCATTCCTCTCTCTGAAACCAAGCATGTCTCAATCAAACATGATGAATTGAAACCACCCAAAATGAAATCAAGTATCAAGAATCCATCTCTCTTAAACAAGCACAGCCATTCAGGACAAGAGTACGCCGAGTTTTACAGGACGGGCATGGTTTCTTCCTCCCTCAGCCGGTCCAAGGGCCAGAAGGATAGATCAAGACATCGACAGAAAGAGAAAGGATCAGATATCTTAACAGGAACACTCGGGGTTGAACCAAAATCTGCAGAGATGAGGACGGATTATAACGAGCCGAAGTATGACCAGTACAATATCAGGAATAAGTACAGATATGATTCTTCATCCTTCCATTTCTGA
- the LOC103501826 gene encoding cold and drought-regulated protein CORA-like isoform X2, giving the protein MTYPKTLIGLGLLLALLFISSQVSARLLEEDKVKADGLDYHGGHYGGGGHYGGGGHYGGGGHYGGGHGGHYGGGHYGGGHGLDADTKKLNDQGLDSHGGHHGGGHGHGGGHHHCHHPHCPESVKN; this is encoded by the exons ATGACTTACCCTAAAACCCTTATCGGTCTCGGTCTCCTCCTCGCTCTTCTTTTCATCTCCTCCCAGGTCTCGGCTCGCCTACTCG AGGAAGACAAAGTTAAGGCCGATGGCTTAGATTATCACG GAGGACACTACGGCGGAGGAGGTCACTACGGCGGAGGTGGACACTACGGGGGAGGAGGTCACTACGGTGGAGGACACGGGGGACACTATGGTGGAGGACACTACGGCGGAGGACATGGCCTTGATGCTGACACCAAAAAGTTGAACGATCAAGGTCTAGATAGTCACGGTGGACACCACGGCGGAGGGCACGGTCACGGCGGCGGCCACCACCACTGCCACCATCCCCACTGCCCTGAGAGTGTTAAGAATTAG
- the LOC103501822 gene encoding uncharacterized protein LOC103501822 isoform X2: MGCSVIMRNPLLFLAFIVPIASFQVDSAASGTLARHLSSLLKWTGSSKTPQPDGNAIQFESGYLVETIVEGNEIGMVPYKIRVSEDGELFAVDSVNSNVVKVSPPLSRYSRARLVAGSFQGYKGHVDGKPSDARFNQPKGVTIDDKGNVYVADTLNLAIRKIVDAGVTTIAGGKTNVPGYSDGPGEEAKFSNDFDVIYVRRTCSLLVVDRGNAALRQISLNKEDCDYQYGSVSTSDVAMFIGALLIGYFTYMLQHGFKLSFFSFMSEHLETETKELSKGKQTKLVSTIKEETWWESFGQVVAELYKQAIELLPGNLKSFLWPYFRSEDNKEKGLTPLKDALKMPEDEIKANVSLKQKTAIPLSETKHVSIKHDELKPPKMKSSIKNPSLLNKHSHSGQEYAEFYRTGMVSSSLSRSKGQKDRSRHRQKEKGSDILTGTLGVEPKSAEMRTDYNEPKYDQYNIRNKYRYDSSSFHF, encoded by the exons ATGGGTTGTTCGGTTATCATGAGAAATCCCCTTCTCTTCCTTGCTTTCATAGTCCCAATTGCGAGTTTTCAAGTTGATTCTGCTGCTTCTG GAACATTGGCAAGGCACTTGTCTTCTCTTCTTAAATGGACTGGTTCTTCCAAAACTCCTCAACCAG ATGGGAATGCTATTCAGTTTGAGAGTGGCTACTTAGTTGAAACTATTGTAGAGGGAAATGAAATTGGAATGGTTCCTTACAAGATTCGTGTCTCCGAGGATGGTGAACTCTTTGCTGTTGATTCGGTTAATAGCAATGTTGTCAAGGTTTCTCCGCCATTGTCTCGAT ATAGTAGAGCGAGGTTGGTTGCTGGGTCTTTCCAGGGGTACAAAGGGCATGTCGATGGGAAACCAAGTGATGCTCGGTTCAATCAGCCAAAAGGCGTAACTATAGATGATAAAGGAAATGTATACGTAGCTGATACCCTGAATCTTGCCATCAGAAAGATTGTTGATGCCG GTGTGACAACAATAGCAGGAGGCAAGACGAATGTTCCAGGCTATAGCGATGGGCCTGGTGAGGAAGCCAAGTTTTCAAATGATTTTGATGTCATATATGTCAGGCGTACCTGTTCGTTGTTGGTTGTTGATAGAGGAAATGCTGCACTTCGCCAAATATCTCTTAACAAGGAGGATTGTGATTACCAATATGGTTCAGTTTCTACCTCAG ATGTTGCCATGTTCATTGGTGCTCTTCTAATAGGATATTTTACATATATGCTTCAGCATGGATTCAAGCTGTCATTCTTCTCTTTTATG AGTGAACATTTGGAGACTGAAACGAAAGAACTGAGCAAGGGGAAACAGACTAAGCTTGTAAGTACCATAAAAGAAGAAACATGGTGGGAGTCCTTCGGACAGGTCGTTGCCGAACTTTACAAGCAAGCTATAGAATTGCTGCCTGGAAATCTCAAATCCTTTCTTTGGCCTTACTTTAGATCAGAGGATAACAAGGAGAAAGGTCTAACTCCTTTGAAAGATGCTCTCAAGATGCCAGAAGATGAGATCAAGGCCAATGTGTCCTTGAAACAGAAAACTGCCATTCCTCTCTCTGAAACCAAGCATGTCTCAATCAAACATGATGAATTGAAACCACCCAAAATGAAATCAAGTATCAAGAATCCATCTCTCTTAAACAAGCACAGCCATTCAGGACAAGAGTACGCCGAGTTTTACAGGACGGGCATGGTTTCTTCCTCCCTCAGCCGGTCCAAGGGCCAGAAGGATAGATCAAGACATCGACAGAAAGAGAAAGGATCAGATATCTTAACAGGAACACTCGGGGTTGAACCAAAATCTGCAGAGATGAGGACGGATTATAACGAGCCGAAGTATGACCAGTACAATATCAGGAATAAGTACAGATATGATTCTTCATCCTTCCATTTCTGA
- the LOC103501823 gene encoding uncharacterized protein LOC103501823 translates to MGGGFRVIHLARPFLSFLPEVQNADRKVPFREKVIYTVISLFIFLVCSQLPLYGIHSTTGADPFYWMRVILASNRGTVMELGITPIVTSGMVMQLLVGSKIIEVDNNVREDRTLLNGAQKLLGILIAIGEAVAYVLSGMYGSVGQLGAGNAILIIIQLCFAGIIVICLDELLQKGYGLGSGISLFIATNICENIIWKAFSPTTINSGRGIEFEGAVIALFHLLIIRSDKIRALREAFYRQNLPNVTNLLATVFIFLIVIYFQGFRVVLPVRSKNARGQQGSYPIKLFYTSNMPIILQSALVSNVYFISQLLYRKYSGNFIVNLLGIWKESEYSAGQSVPVGGLAYYITAPSSLADMAANPFHAMFYLVFMLSACALFSKTWIEVSGSSARDVAKQLKEQQMVMPGHRESNLQKELNRYIPTAAAFGGICIGALTVLADFMGAIGSGTGILLAVTIIYQYFETFEKEKANELGFFGF, encoded by the exons ATGGGGGGTGGATTTCGAGTTATTCACTTAGCCAGACCGTTTCTTTCATTCCTCCCAGAAGTTCAGAACGCGGACCGAAAAGTGCCATTTAGAGAGAAAGTCATTTACACTGTGATTTCTCTTTTCATCTTTTTGGTTTGCAGCCAACTCCCTCTGTATGGCATACACTCCACTACGGGTGCAGATCCATTTTACTGGATGCGTGTGATTCTTGCTTCAAATCGTGGCACTGTCATGGAGCTTGGAATAACCCCCATTGTCACATCTGGGATGGTGATGCAGCTCTTAGTTGGATCTAAGATCATTGAAGTTGACAACAATGTGAGAGAGGATCGTACACTCTT AAATGGGGCACAAAAATTGCTTGGTATACTCATAGCAATTGGGGAGGCAGTGGCTTATGTCCTCTCTGGCATGTATGGTAGTGTTGGTCAACTTGGAGCGGGAAATGCcattcttattattattcagCTTTGTTTTGCTGGTATCATTGTCATTTGTTTAGATGAGCTTCTTCAGAAAGGATATGGCCTTGGCTCTGGAATTTCCCTCTTTATTGCTACCAATATCTG CGAGAACATTATTTGGAAAGCTTTTAGTCCCACTACAATCAACAGTGGACGAGGAATTGAATTTGAAGGAGCCGTAATCGCTCTATTTCATCTGTTGATAATTCGATCCGACAAAATCCGAGCACTTCGTGAGGCATTTTACCGACAAAATCTTCCCAATGTGACAAATCTGCTTGCAacagtttttattttcttaattgtGATCTACTTCCAAGGATTCCGTGTGGTTTTGCCTGTGCGGTCAAAGAATGCTCGTGGTCAACAAGGTTCATACCCAATCAAGCTGTTCTACACGTCCAACATGCCAATCATTCTACAATCTGCACTTGTCTCAAATGTTTATTTCATCTCTCAG TTGCTGTATAGGAAGTACAGTGGAAATTTCATCGTGAATCTTTTGGGTATATGGAAAGAATCCGAGTATTCAGCTGGTCAATCTGTTCCTGTGGGTGGTCTTGCCTATTATATTACTGCACCTTCAAG CTTAGCTGATATGGCAGCCAATCCTTTTCATGCCATGTTCTATCTGGTTTTTATGTTGTCGGCTTGTGCTCTTTTCTCAAAAACTTGGATTGAAGTATCCGGATCTTCTGCTCGAGACGTTGCTAAGCAGCTTAAG GAACAACAAATGGTGATGCCTGGACATCGGGAATCAAACCTACAGAAAGAGCTGAACCGCTACATACCAACCGCGGCTGCATTTGGAGGCATATGCATTGGTGCCCTCACCGTGTTGGCTGATTTTATGGGCGCAATTGGTTCAGGGACAGGAATCCTTCTTGCAGTCACCATCATTTACCAATACTTCGAAACTTTTGAGAAGGAAAAAGCCAACGAGCTTGGCTTTTTCGGCTTCTAG
- the LOC103501824 gene encoding protein GRAVITROPIC IN THE LIGHT 1-like, translating into MDSVKSSALTPSKSKLARTITKVLHIRALTGIAPVHETQKVKPQDKISDDCTASKSTGSQSESFDSVEEEFQNRVQLQALLSKLFASISSVKAAYAQLQFAQSPYDAEGIQDADHCVVSELKVLSELKQCYLKKQFDPSPETTMLLAEIQEQKSLVGTYDMMGKRLESQARLMGSEITFLREKIEEINKQNRLLEKSLDQSGSIPMTGDLHLSEVNASHFIKVLGHTIKSVRSFVRMMVNEIKSAGWNVDAAATEIEPDTYYWNNDHRCFAFETFVFREMFDSFHQPNFSLPNESLPEKRKQKQFFFARFMELKLRKTKDFLSQNPRSTFAKFCRVKYLRLVHPKMESSIFGNLDQRSLISSGQFPDTTFFSTFAEMARWVWLLHSLAYSIEPEASIFQVRKGSRFSEVYMESVIDEMYLSPNSDPVVAFTVIPGFMIGKTAIQCQVYLSQ; encoded by the coding sequence ATGGATTCTGTGAAATCCTCTGCTCTCACTCCAAGTAAGAGTAAATTGGCACGCACAATTAccaaagttcttcatattcgaGCTCTAACTGGCATAGCACCTGTCCATGAAACTCAGAAAGTTAAGCCACAAGACAAGATCAGTGATGATTGCACCGCAAGTAAGAGTACAGGTAGTCAATCTGAGTCTTTCGATAGTGTGGAAGAAGAGTTCCAGAATAGAGTCCAATTGCAAGCGTTGCTATCAAAATTGTTTGCCAGCATCTCATCAGTCAAAGCTGCATATGCGCAGTTACAGTTTGCTCAATCCCCTTATGATGCTGAAGGTATTCAAGATGCCGATCACTGTGTTGTCTCAGAATTGAAAGTTTTGTCTGAATTGAAACAGTGTTACCTTAAAAAACAGTTTGATCCTTCACCAGAAACCACAATGCTCTTGGCTGAAATTCAGGAGCAAAAGAGTCTTGTGGGAACATATGACATGATGGGGAAAAGATTGGAATCGCAAGCAAGACTGATGGGCTCTGAAATTACGTTTCTAAGAGAAAAGATCGAGGAAATTAACAAACAGAATAGGTTGCTGGAAAAAAGTTTAGATCAAAGTGGGTCAATTCCTATGACTGGTGATCTTCATTTATCAGAAGTAAATGCAAGTCATTTTATTAAAGTTCTCGGGCATACAATCAAGTCTGTTCGAAGCTTTGTCCGGATGATGGTGAATGAAATCAAATCTGCTGGTTGGAATGTTGATGCAGCTGCGACAGAAATTGAACCTGATACTTATTATTGGAATAATGATCATAGATGCTTTGCATTCGAGACATTTGTTTTCAGGGAAATGTTTGATTCCTTCCATCAACCCAATTTTTCTCTACCAAATGAATCCTTGCCCGAAAAGAGGAAACAAAAACAGTTTTTCTTTGCAAGATTTATGGAGCTGAAGCTTAGGAAAACAAAAGATTTTCTTTCACAAAATCCAAGATCAACTTTTGCCAAGTTTTGTCGAGTTAAGTACTTGCGGCTCGTTCACCCCAAGATGGAATCATCAATATTTGGTAACTTGGACCAGAGAAGCTTAATCAGCTCAGGTCAATTCCCAGATACAACCTTCTTTAGCACATTTGCAGAAATGGCAAGGTGGGTGTGGCTATTACATTCATTAGCTTATTCCATTGAACCGGAGGCTTCCATCTTTCAAGTACGAAAAGGAAGCCGATTCTCAGAGGTCTACATGGAAAGTGTCATTGATGAAATGTACCTTTCACCAAATTCTGACCCAGTTGTGGCATTCACTGTTATTCCTGGCTTCATGATTGGTAAAACTGCAATCCAATGCCAGGTCTATCTCTCGCAATGA
- the LOC103501822 gene encoding uncharacterized protein LOC103501822 isoform X3 → MVPYKIRVSEDGELFAVDSVNSNVVKVSPPLSRYSRARLVAGSFQGYKGHVDGKPSDARFNQPKGVTIDDKGNVYVADTLNLAIRKIVDAGVTTIAGGKTNVPGYSDGPGEEAKFSNDFDVIYVRRTCSLLVVDRGNAALRQISLNKEDCDYQYGSVSTSDVAMFIGALLIGYFTYMLQHGFKLSFFSFMVQSEHLETETKELSKGKQTKLVSTIKEETWWESFGQVVAELYKQAIELLPGNLKSFLWPYFRSEDNKEKGLTPLKDALKMPEDEIKANVSLKQKTAIPLSETKHVSIKHDELKPPKMKSSIKNPSLLNKHSHSGQEYAEFYRTGMVSSSLSRSKGQKDRSRHRQKEKGSDILTGTLGVEPKSAEMRTDYNEPKYDQYNIRNKYRYDSSSFHF, encoded by the exons ATGGTTCCTTACAAGATTCGTGTCTCCGAGGATGGTGAACTCTTTGCTGTTGATTCGGTTAATAGCAATGTTGTCAAGGTTTCTCCGCCATTGTCTCGAT ATAGTAGAGCGAGGTTGGTTGCTGGGTCTTTCCAGGGGTACAAAGGGCATGTCGATGGGAAACCAAGTGATGCTCGGTTCAATCAGCCAAAAGGCGTAACTATAGATGATAAAGGAAATGTATACGTAGCTGATACCCTGAATCTTGCCATCAGAAAGATTGTTGATGCCG GTGTGACAACAATAGCAGGAGGCAAGACGAATGTTCCAGGCTATAGCGATGGGCCTGGTGAGGAAGCCAAGTTTTCAAATGATTTTGATGTCATATATGTCAGGCGTACCTGTTCGTTGTTGGTTGTTGATAGAGGAAATGCTGCACTTCGCCAAATATCTCTTAACAAGGAGGATTGTGATTACCAATATGGTTCAGTTTCTACCTCAG ATGTTGCCATGTTCATTGGTGCTCTTCTAATAGGATATTTTACATATATGCTTCAGCATGGATTCAAGCTGTCATTCTTCTCTTTTATG GTGCAGAGTGAACATTTGGAGACTGAAACGAAAGAACTGAGCAAGGGGAAACAGACTAAGCTTGTAAGTACCATAAAAGAAGAAACATGGTGGGAGTCCTTCGGACAGGTCGTTGCCGAACTTTACAAGCAAGCTATAGAATTGCTGCCTGGAAATCTCAAATCCTTTCTTTGGCCTTACTTTAGATCAGAGGATAACAAGGAGAAAGGTCTAACTCCTTTGAAAGATGCTCTCAAGATGCCAGAAGATGAGATCAAGGCCAATGTGTCCTTGAAACAGAAAACTGCCATTCCTCTCTCTGAAACCAAGCATGTCTCAATCAAACATGATGAATTGAAACCACCCAAAATGAAATCAAGTATCAAGAATCCATCTCTCTTAAACAAGCACAGCCATTCAGGACAAGAGTACGCCGAGTTTTACAGGACGGGCATGGTTTCTTCCTCCCTCAGCCGGTCCAAGGGCCAGAAGGATAGATCAAGACATCGACAGAAAGAGAAAGGATCAGATATCTTAACAGGAACACTCGGGGTTGAACCAAAATCTGCAGAGATGAGGACGGATTATAACGAGCCGAAGTATGACCAGTACAATATCAGGAATAAGTACAGATATGATTCTTCATCCTTCCATTTCTGA
- the LOC103501821 gene encoding uncharacterized protein LOC103501821, whose product MGCAGSSQAKGDGSVKKIRKPKPWKNPQPITKTDLVRMRDEFWDTAPHYGGRKEIWDALRAAAEADLTLAQAIVDSAGIIVQSADLTICYDERGAKYELPKYVLSEPTNLI is encoded by the exons ATGGGTTGTGCCGGATCGTCGCAGGCCAAAGGCGACG GGTCTGTGAAAAAAATCCGGAAGCCTAAACCTTGGAAGAATCCCCAGCCAATAACAAAGACAGATCTTGTGCGGATGCGTGATGAATTTTGGGATACTGCACCTCATTATGGTGGCAGAAAAG AGATCTGGGATGCACTTCGAGCTGCTGCAGAAGCTGATTTGACGCTAGCACAAGCAATTGTTGATAGTGCAGGGATCATTGTACAAAGTGCTGATTTAACCATTTGTTATGATGAAAGAG GTGCGAAATACGAATTGCCTAAGTATGTTTTGAGCGAGCCAACAAACTTGATTTGA
- the LOC103501826 gene encoding uncharacterized protein LOC103501826 isoform X1, producing the protein MTYPKTLIGLGLLLALLFISSQVSARLLEEDKVKADGLDYHGGHYGGGHYGGGGHYGGGGHYGGGGHYGGGGHYGGGHGGHYGGGHYGGGHGLDADTKKLNDQGLDSHGGHHGGGHGHGGGHHHCHHPHCPESVKN; encoded by the exons ATGACTTACCCTAAAACCCTTATCGGTCTCGGTCTCCTCCTCGCTCTTCTTTTCATCTCCTCCCAGGTCTCGGCTCGCCTACTCG AGGAAGACAAAGTTAAGGCCGATGGCTTAGATTATCACGGTGGACACTACGGCGGAGGACACTACGGGGGAGGAGGACACTACGGCGGAGGAGGTCACTACGGCGGAGGTGGACACTACGGGGGAGGAGGTCACTACGGTGGAGGACACGGGGGACACTATGGTGGAGGACACTACGGCGGAGGACATGGCCTTGATGCTGACACCAAAAAGTTGAACGATCAAGGTCTAGATAGTCACGGTGGACACCACGGCGGAGGGCACGGTCACGGCGGCGGCCACCACCACTGCCACCATCCCCACTGCCCTGAGAGTGTTAAGAATTAG